A region of Clostridium acetobutylicum ATCC 824 DNA encodes the following proteins:
- a CDS encoding ArsR/SmtB family transcription factor translates to MSQNQNNSDLCEANVIHVDTVEKVRKQMPEDEELYELSDLFKVFGDSTRIKIICALFKEEMCVCDIAYLLQMKQSAISHQLKILRQSKLVKYRREGKVVYYSLDDEHIKEIFNMGLMHINEK, encoded by the coding sequence ATGTCTCAAAATCAAAATAATAGTGATCTGTGTGAAGCAAATGTAATACATGTAGATACAGTAGAAAAAGTTAGAAAACAAATGCCTGAGGATGAAGAATTGTACGAGCTTTCTGATTTATTTAAGGTGTTTGGAGATAGTACAAGAATAAAAATAATTTGTGCTCTTTTTAAGGAAGAAATGTGTGTATGTGATATAGCTTATTTACTTCAGATGAAGCAGTCTGCAATATCTCATCAGCTAAAAATATTAAGACAGTCAAAATTGGTTAAGTACAGGAGAGAGGGAAAGGTTGTTTATTATTCTCTTGATGATGAGCATATAAAGGAAATATTTAATATGGGACTTATGCACATAAATGAAAAGTGA
- a CDS encoding HAD family hydrolase — protein sequence MNKKMIFFDIDGTIVDEKTHVIPEGTIAAIKKARSNGHLVFINTGRTFFNVPDSIRQIGFDGYVCGCGTYIHINGQTLLEKSISHKRCVEIVEKLRECKLDALLEGQKDFFFDQREPVSEKTLELKSKFGKRGYDVSKSWDDSDIVFDKFVIWTRKESNLEAFKSHISNDFDYIDREDEEGEFGEIVLKGYSKATGIKFLQDYFNIPIEDCYALGDSLNDLPMLQYVPNSIAMGNSSKGLFDLVAFVTKDIMEDGIEYALKHYNII from the coding sequence ATGAATAAAAAGATGATTTTTTTTGATATTGATGGAACTATAGTGGATGAAAAAACACATGTAATTCCAGAAGGAACAATAGCTGCCATAAAAAAGGCTAGAAGCAATGGTCACCTTGTATTTATAAATACAGGAAGAACTTTTTTTAATGTTCCGGATAGTATTAGGCAAATTGGTTTTGATGGTTATGTTTGCGGGTGCGGAACTTATATACATATTAATGGACAAACTCTTTTGGAAAAGTCTATTTCTCATAAAAGATGCGTAGAAATAGTTGAAAAGCTTCGTGAGTGTAAGCTTGATGCACTTTTAGAAGGGCAAAAGGATTTTTTCTTTGATCAAAGAGAACCTGTTTCAGAAAAAACTCTTGAGCTAAAAAGTAAATTTGGAAAACGTGGTTATGATGTTAGTAAGTCTTGGGATGATTCTGATATTGTATTTGATAAGTTCGTTATATGGACAAGAAAAGAAAGCAATTTGGAAGCTTTTAAATCTCATATTTCTAATGATTTTGATTACATTGATAGAGAAGATGAAGAAGGAGAGTTTGGAGAAATAGTTCTTAAAGGATATTCAAAAGCAACAGGAATTAAGTTTTTACAGGACTATTTTAATATACCTATTGAAGATTGTTATGCTCTAGGAGATAGCTTGAATGATCTTCCAATGCTTCAGTATGTCCCTAATAGTATAGCTATGGGAAATAGTAGTAAAGGTTTATTTGATTTGGTAGCCTTTGTTACTAAAGATATAATGGAAGACGGAATTGAGTATGCTCTAAAGCATTATAATATTATTTAG
- a CDS encoding OsmC family protein: MIISESEKENYYTKIFSSNAVIFSDVTKEKGGNGESFGPHDLLCASLASCLNITIRMILEHKNIKYDNVIVKVDLDKSDDTKVKFLYNVDILGDISYEIKHRVIDIAKKCPVRRTLSKEIEFEIKENL, from the coding sequence ATGATTATTTCTGAAAGTGAAAAAGAAAATTACTATACAAAAATTTTTAGTAGTAATGCAGTTATTTTTTCAGATGTTACAAAAGAAAAAGGAGGAAATGGGGAAAGTTTTGGTCCCCACGATTTACTATGTGCTTCTCTTGCTTCATGTCTTAATATAACTATAAGAATGATATTGGAACATAAGAACATAAAGTATGATAATGTTATCGTTAAGGTTGATTTAGATAAAAGTGATGATACTAAAGTTAAATTCTTATATAATGTAGATATCTTAGGTGATATTTCTTATGAAATTAAACACAGAGTTATTGATATTGCAAAAAAGTGTCCCGTAAGAAGGACTTTGTCAAAGGAAATAGAATTTGAAATTAAAGAAAATCTATAA
- a CDS encoding alpha/beta fold hydrolase yields the protein MRKLSKKVFLIFAVTTIFILGNSAWDRTIASEEDNSMIDGKPKEYYISEKNYKREIKQVENYLSARRESGHFIGKENIDIYYEKYVIPNSKNSIVISHGFRESMVKYNETIYYFLKNGYSVYGLEHRGHARSGRLGKDSTQTSVDNFDYYVDDFKKYVDTIVEPDNRGKNLFLYAHSMGGAIGGLFLERYPKYFKAAVLSSPMFEVDTGRYPEFLSRAVASVFNFVNLGDTYAPGHHEYSCESDFENSCTTSNIRYDYYLDKTNKSRKIENGGASFKWVKESLKATDEVTDGKNASKVTIPVLLFQAENDDIVRPGGQDKFAKEAKKCKLIVIKNSKHEIYREKDSIMVPYFNKVFTFLNNNK from the coding sequence ATGAGGAAGTTAAGTAAGAAGGTTTTTTTGATTTTTGCTGTAACAACAATTTTTATTCTTGGAAATTCAGCTTGGGATAGGACCATAGCATCTGAAGAGGATAATTCTATGATTGATGGAAAACCTAAAGAGTATTATATAAGTGAAAAAAACTATAAAAGAGAAATAAAGCAAGTTGAAAATTATCTTAGTGCTAGGCGAGAATCAGGGCATTTTATTGGAAAGGAAAATATAGATATTTACTACGAAAAATATGTTATACCAAATTCAAAGAATTCAATTGTAATATCCCATGGGTTTAGGGAGAGTATGGTAAAGTATAATGAAACAATATATTATTTTTTGAAAAATGGATATTCCGTATATGGATTGGAACATAGAGGCCATGCAAGATCAGGTAGATTAGGAAAAGATTCAACACAAACAAGTGTAGATAATTTTGATTATTATGTAGATGATTTTAAAAAATATGTTGATACTATAGTAGAACCGGATAATAGAGGGAAAAATTTATTCTTATATGCACATTCTATGGGAGGAGCAATTGGAGGCTTATTTCTAGAAAGGTATCCTAAATATTTCAAAGCCGCAGTTTTAAGTTCTCCAATGTTTGAGGTAGATACGGGAAGATACCCTGAATTTTTGTCAAGAGCTGTTGCAAGTGTATTTAACTTTGTGAATTTAGGAGATACATATGCTCCTGGTCACCATGAGTATTCTTGTGAATCGGATTTTGAAAATTCCTGCACAACAAGTAATATTAGATATGATTATTATTTAGATAAAACTAACAAGAGTAGAAAAATTGAAAATGGTGGAGCTTCGTTTAAGTGGGTAAAGGAATCTTTAAAGGCAACAGATGAGGTTACAGACGGAAAAAATGCATCAAAAGTAACTATTCCAGTGTTGTTATTTCAAGCCGAAAATGATGATATAGTAAGGCCAGGAGGACAAGATAAGTTTGCAAAAGAAGCTAAGAAGTGTAAACTAATAGTGATTAAGAATTCAAAGCATGAAATATATAGAGAAAAGGATAGTATAATGGTTCCATATTTCAATAAGGTATTTACTTTTCTTAATAACAATAAGTAG
- a CDS encoding recombinase family protein → MNVVGYVRLSRDEDKENYSSIITQKNIIEEYSKNKNWTVNRIYVDDNCSGYTFERPEFLKMMYEIKERKIDVIVAKDLSRIGRNNGKVLVFIDKLKEKGIRLILVEEATGGLDLLEDNYDILGIKTWYNEMYVKDISRKIRASMHLKQKKGKLIIGNIYGYKKIKVEDEVTLIVDEEIRPIIQLIFKYYIKGFGYKKICDLLNGNGYSTPSECMQKKHANNGRVFKNNVAHRWQAYMINRIIKNDIYIGILRTKKRQVKMIKGKEEKVPKEEQYVFENHHEAIITKEEFALAQEINLRRNRIKFSGKAKYNYIFRGFMQCGECGYAVVGCNLKAYPKIERGYNCRMYRRYGNKICSNHSVSEHEVLFFFKEFLRDIRRKYKEYILKINIDKKEDFMRSSLSKMQKQLYIEKEELRFILCKKIKDISREDNKQYKKIIEEAYVRMEKEKKKNILKLTQEIEKFNVENNLKCDNSLKNALQVFDNIIESENLKREDVERVLDKIIVYKNKHLEFRLKVNIDSIIK, encoded by the coding sequence ATGAATGTAGTAGGTTATGTAAGGTTAAGTAGGGATGAAGATAAGGAAAACTATAGTTCAATAATTACTCAAAAAAACATTATTGAAGAGTACTCAAAAAATAAAAATTGGACGGTTAATAGGATATATGTGGATGATAATTGTTCAGGATATACTTTTGAAAGACCTGAATTTTTGAAAATGATGTATGAAATAAAGGAAAGAAAAATTGATGTAATTGTAGCTAAAGATTTATCACGTATTGGAAGAAACAATGGCAAGGTTCTAGTATTTATAGATAAACTAAAAGAAAAAGGCATTAGGCTCATATTAGTAGAAGAAGCAACAGGAGGATTAGATTTACTAGAGGACAATTACGATATACTTGGGATAAAAACTTGGTACAATGAGATGTATGTTAAGGATATTTCTAGAAAAATAAGAGCAAGTATGCATTTAAAACAAAAGAAGGGTAAGTTAATAATTGGGAATATATATGGTTATAAGAAGATTAAAGTCGAAGATGAAGTTACCCTTATAGTAGATGAAGAAATAAGACCTATAATACAGCTTATTTTTAAATATTACATAAAGGGATTTGGGTATAAAAAAATATGTGATTTGTTAAATGGAAATGGATATTCAACTCCAAGTGAATGTATGCAAAAAAAGCATGCAAACAATGGGAGAGTATTTAAAAATAATGTGGCTCATAGATGGCAAGCGTATATGATAAATAGGATAATTAAAAACGATATTTATATAGGAATACTTAGGACAAAGAAAAGGCAAGTTAAAATGATTAAAGGAAAGGAGGAGAAGGTACCTAAGGAAGAACAATATGTTTTTGAAAATCATCATGAAGCAATAATAACAAAAGAGGAATTCGCATTAGCTCAGGAAATAAATCTAAGAAGGAATAGAATAAAGTTTAGCGGGAAAGCAAAATACAACTATATATTTAGGGGATTTATGCAGTGCGGAGAATGTGGATATGCTGTTGTTGGATGTAATTTAAAAGCATATCCTAAAATTGAAAGAGGTTATAATTGCAGAATGTATAGGAGATATGGAAATAAAATATGCAGCAATCATTCTGTAAGTGAACATGAAGTTTTATTCTTTTTTAAAGAGTTTTTAAGAGATATTAGAAGAAAATACAAGGAGTATATCCTGAAGATTAATATTGATAAAAAGGAAGACTTTATGAGGAGTAGTTTATCAAAAATGCAAAAGCAGCTTTATATTGAGAAAGAAGAACTTAGATTTATTTTATGTAAAAAAATAAAGGATATATCAAGGGAGGATAATAAACAATATAAAAAAATAATAGAAGAAGCTTATGTCAGGATGGAAAAAGAAAAAAAGAAAAATATTCTAAAATTAACACAGGAAATTGAAAAATTCAATGTAGAAAATAATTTGAAGTGTGATAATAGTTTAAAGAACGCTCTACAGGTTTTTGATAATATAATTGAGTCTGAAAATCTAAAACGTGAGGACGTTGAAAGAGTACTTGATAAAATTATAGTATATAAAAATAAGCACTTGGAATTTAGACTTAAGGTAAACATTGACAGCATTATAAAGTGA
- the galU gene encoding UTP--glucose-1-phosphate uridylyltransferase GalU codes for MSIRKAVIPAAGLGTRFLPATKAQPKEMLPIVDKPTIQYIVEEAALSGIEEILIIIGRNKKSIEDHFDKSAELEEELKNNHKEELLRMVRQVSNMVNIYYVRQKEPMGLGHAISLAKSFAGNEAFAVMLGDDIVDSKVPCLKQLMDCYDRYNTSILGVQEVRKKDVCKYGIVDGINIENKICKVKNLVEKPSIEMAPSNIAILGRYIITPTIFPILENTKPGKGGEVQLTDALEELLKREAIYSYCFDGKRYDIGDKLGFIEANIDFALKNDKLNSELKEYLLNINK; via the coding sequence ATGAGCATAAGAAAAGCTGTGATTCCAGCAGCAGGTTTAGGAACAAGGTTCCTTCCAGCTACAAAAGCTCAGCCAAAGGAAATGTTACCTATAGTTGATAAACCTACAATACAGTATATAGTTGAAGAGGCAGCTTTATCAGGAATTGAAGAAATACTTATAATAATTGGAAGAAATAAAAAATCAATAGAAGATCATTTTGACAAATCGGCAGAGCTTGAAGAAGAACTAAAAAATAACCATAAGGAAGAACTTCTTCGGATGGTTAGGCAGGTAAGTAATATGGTTAACATATACTATGTGCGCCAAAAGGAGCCTATGGGATTAGGACATGCTATTAGTTTGGCAAAAAGTTTTGCAGGAAATGAAGCTTTTGCAGTTATGCTTGGGGACGATATAGTGGACAGTAAAGTCCCCTGTTTAAAGCAGCTTATGGACTGCTATGATAGATATAATACGTCTATATTAGGAGTTCAGGAAGTAAGAAAGAAGGATGTTTGTAAATATGGAATTGTGGATGGAATAAACATAGAAAATAAAATATGCAAGGTCAAAAATTTAGTTGAAAAGCCTAGTATAGAAATGGCACCTTCTAATATAGCTATTCTTGGAAGGTATATTATAACGCCAACTATATTTCCTATACTGGAAAATACAAAACCTGGAAAAGGTGGAGAAGTTCAGCTTACAGATGCATTAGAAGAATTGCTAAAGAGAGAAGCAATATATTCATATTGTTTTGATGGCAAAAGATATGATATTGGAGATAAACTTGGATTTATAGAGGCAAATATAGATTTTGCACTTAAAAATGATAAACTAAACAGTGAACTTAAGGAATATCTACTCAACATAAACAAATAG
- a CDS encoding glycosyltransferase family 39 protein, producing MKKVKITKEGIALCIIVLISAVLNFFNLSIEGYGNAYYASAVKSMTMSLKNFFFVSFDPAGFVTIDKPPVGFWLQAISAKIFGFSGVSILLPSAAAGVISVILIYKIVKRQFGSISALLSALFLSITPIFVAVSRNNTIDNILIMFLLLALWALTIAAEKGKIKYLIISLALVGVGFNVKMVEAYLVIPAIYITYLLTTAVSIKKRLIHLVCGTLVLVVVSLSWAFIVDLVPASSRPYVDSSTNNTVMELILGHNGTERLSFGSQGSNGGPGVGRHMSGTSSKNGNMPGVPSSKNGNRSGNPPSASNTGMHGGPINQGGPGGNMQGGFNGQSSNSSKFQTAMFGGTVTAGLTRLFLGNTLADQVVWFIPLAIFGFIASVLKEKLRLSLDNKKKQAIVMWFMWFLPEFIYFSFNTGTWHPYYLTMFAPPTAALAGIGITSLWEIYKEGGFKAYLLPAALLISGASQIIMLSYFMTSLDIAKVLMILVIILNILPAVALVIFNITGKTIGDLKNIKRNAVSLALVGIIITPLVGSGAVLINKVNNSMPVAGLELLSSNSKSKIGGGMGVMPDKENSSNLKLINFLKENKTTSQKYLLVVENSNSASEIIVSTGESVMSLGGFLGSDKILTLAQFKGMVKKGEIRYVMTGGMGGNSSSEIMNWVKSVGKKVSTREYSNQSTKSSTANKTLDNNTSKSDSKNRSFGMGMNQEQLYDLKAYTDSSKDK from the coding sequence ATGAAGAAGGTTAAGATTACTAAAGAAGGAATAGCATTATGTATAATTGTACTAATATCTGCAGTACTAAATTTCTTTAATTTAAGCATAGAAGGGTATGGAAACGCATATTATGCATCTGCTGTAAAAAGCATGACTATGAGTTTGAAAAATTTCTTCTTTGTGTCTTTTGATCCAGCAGGATTCGTAACAATTGACAAACCACCAGTAGGTTTCTGGCTTCAAGCAATATCTGCCAAAATATTTGGATTTAGTGGAGTAAGCATATTATTACCTTCAGCAGCGGCAGGGGTAATTTCTGTAATATTAATATATAAAATTGTTAAAAGGCAATTTGGAAGTATATCAGCATTATTATCAGCATTGTTTCTCTCAATAACACCAATTTTTGTGGCAGTAAGCAGAAATAATACCATAGATAATATACTTATAATGTTTTTGTTATTAGCCTTGTGGGCACTTACAATTGCAGCTGAAAAAGGGAAAATTAAATATTTAATTATAAGTTTGGCGCTTGTTGGTGTTGGTTTTAATGTAAAAATGGTTGAGGCATATTTGGTTATCCCAGCTATATATATAACATATCTTCTTACAACAGCTGTGTCAATCAAGAAAAGATTGATACATTTAGTTTGTGGAACTCTTGTATTAGTAGTTGTTTCTTTGTCCTGGGCATTTATTGTTGATTTAGTTCCAGCTTCAAGCAGACCATATGTTGATAGTAGTACCAATAACACAGTAATGGAGCTGATACTTGGGCATAATGGTACAGAAAGGCTGTCATTTGGTTCTCAAGGTAGCAATGGTGGTCCAGGTGTGGGAAGACATATGTCAGGTACTAGCAGTAAGAATGGTAATATGCCAGGTGTCCCAAGTAGTAAGAATGGCAATAGGTCAGGAAATCCGCCAAGTGCTTCAAATACTGGTATGCATGGTGGTCCTATTAATCAAGGAGGACCAGGTGGCAATATGCAAGGTGGTTTTAATGGACAAAGCAGTAATTCTTCAAAATTTCAAACAGCAATGTTTGGTGGAACTGTTACTGCTGGATTAACAAGACTATTCTTAGGTAATACACTTGCAGATCAAGTAGTATGGTTTATACCTCTTGCTATATTTGGATTTATAGCATCTGTTTTAAAAGAAAAATTAAGGTTAAGTCTTGATAATAAGAAAAAACAAGCTATAGTAATGTGGTTTATGTGGTTTTTACCTGAGTTTATATATTTTAGCTTTAATACAGGTACATGGCACCCCTATTATTTGACAATGTTTGCGCCTCCAACAGCAGCTTTAGCGGGAATAGGAATTACTTCTTTATGGGAGATTTATAAGGAAGGTGGTTTTAAGGCATACCTATTACCGGCAGCATTACTTATAAGTGGAGCGTCTCAGATTATTATGCTTTCTTACTTCATGACTTCATTAGACATTGCAAAAGTATTAATGATCTTAGTGATTATATTAAATATTCTTCCAGCAGTAGCACTTGTTATATTTAATATAACGGGTAAGACAATAGGAGATTTAAAGAATATTAAGAGAAATGCAGTATCCTTAGCTCTAGTTGGAATAATAATAACACCACTTGTAGGGTCAGGAGCAGTACTTATAAATAAAGTTAATAATTCAATGCCAGTGGCAGGTTTAGAGCTTCTGTCAAGTAATAGCAAATCTAAAATTGGAGGAGGAATGGGCGTTATGCCTGATAAGGAAAATTCTTCTAATTTAAAACTTATTAATTTCTTAAAAGAGAATAAAACTACAAGTCAAAAGTATTTATTGGTAGTTGAAAATTCCAACTCTGCATCTGAGATAATAGTTAGCACAGGAGAGTCGGTAATGTCTCTGGGTGGATTCCTTGGAAGTGATAAAATCCTTACACTAGCTCAATTTAAGGGAATGGTTAAAAAGGGAGAAATAAGATATGTAATGACCGGTGGAATGGGAGGAAACTCCAGTAGTGAAATAATGAATTGGGTTAAGAGTGTAGGTAAGAAAGTTTCTACAAGAGAATATAGTAATCAAAGTACTAAATCTAGTACAGCTAATAAAACTTTAGATAACAATACGAGTAAGTCAGATTCTAAAAATAGGAGTTTTGGTATGGGAATGAATCAAGAACAATTATATGATTTAAAAGCTTATACAGATAGTTCTAAAGATAAGTAA
- a CDS encoding TIM-barrel domain-containing protein: protein MYSGKKKVWKKTLYYFVAAALTLNTVPEIIRPVSAKAAPNMKTISKIKTVKENARVSNLSAKLNGDTLQIVNGLDETDIKICEPQVLKVDYKPSGQSSSDTLVVDPNKIWNTGNIISSDLNSDPMVITTQKMTIKISKSDLTMSVYDSTGKQIVKQQSIASKSVSFTHNSGDRFYGINGYNFKEDSNKGMLRNGTESVYAGYQGHCGSPFVWSNDGYGLLVDSDGGSFTIGDTSLQYSGISKTDTDYYLMLGSPKEVISEESDVSGKAPMFPKWATGFTNTQWGWNNSLSGTGNDEDKLKSVLNTYRSKQIPIDNFCLDFEWKKWGQDNYGEFKWNTDNFPDAQNGQLKAYMDSKGLKMTGIMKPRILADSEQARYVTSKGWWLPGDSAASDYCSGKMMENVNFAISDVRKWWWNNIQDAFDKGIVGFWNDECDENVNFGNFGNMNMERAIYDGQRAYKNQRVWSLNRNYYAGAQRYCYGMWSGDISTGFDSMANQRERMLSAVNLGEAKWGMDTGGFNDGDPTPENYARWMEFSAFTPIFRVHGQDNRVRYPWAFGSTAEAAAKKAMQLRYTLIPYIYSYDRSASQSGLGLVRSLMMEYPNDSNAANDKEAWMFGDYMLVSPVVNQGQTSKSIYLPEGNWIDYTTGREYTGGQTINYAVDSTNWSDIPLFIKSGAIIPTQDFENYVGEKKITDVYVDAFPSDKATTFDYYDDDGTSYDYENGSYFDQKMTLQTSTDSKSVQFNIDKNTGSYTPDLKDYIVKMHVKGNGAVTANGQALTQYSSYDALKSASGEGYASGTDTYGNVVYIKVSSGDAKNINVSCNPLPVTITAAANPKGGTYYGPQTVSLTASKSDATIYYTLDGTTPTVNSTKYIAPITLNPSSSKQQLNFLAVDASGNQSQIYTEVYNVLKVGDGIKVHFKDPNGWSAPNIYYYDPAGKLTGPGWPGVKMNSDGNGWYSYTIQNWTSAKVLFDDGTNQIPGVNQPGIDVTGEEWYENGKLYQANPDISASASVKGGTYKNAQTVTLTASNSDATIYYTLDGTTPTVNSAKYTAPITINSTTTLKFIAVGSQGNQSDVYTEVYNINTVGNIITVHFKNPSGWGAPYVYYYTSSGQTGPGWPGVKMNSDGNGWYSYTINGLSSAKVLFNDKINQTPGRNQPGYDVTGEEWYENGTWYKSNPDVESIAKAALKINSKTVNYNVNSLCDAATINLLPPCLR, encoded by the coding sequence ATGTATAGTGGTAAGAAAAAAGTTTGGAAAAAGACCCTATATTATTTTGTTGCAGCAGCGTTAACATTAAATACTGTGCCTGAAATTATAAGACCTGTGAGTGCAAAAGCAGCGCCTAATATGAAAACGATATCTAAAATTAAAACAGTCAAAGAAAATGCTAGAGTATCAAATTTATCTGCAAAATTAAATGGTGATACTCTACAAATTGTAAACGGTTTAGATGAGACGGATATTAAAATATGTGAACCTCAAGTTTTAAAAGTTGATTATAAACCATCGGGTCAATCTAGTTCTGATACTTTGGTAGTTGATCCAAATAAAATTTGGAATACTGGAAATATAATATCTAGTGATTTAAATTCAGATCCAATGGTAATTACAACTCAAAAAATGACAATTAAAATAAGTAAGTCTGATTTAACAATGAGTGTATATGATTCTACTGGTAAACAAATAGTTAAGCAGCAATCTATTGCTAGTAAAAGCGTAAGTTTTACTCATAATTCAGGAGATAGATTTTATGGAATAAACGGATATAATTTCAAAGAAGATTCAAATAAAGGAATGCTTAGAAATGGTACAGAATCTGTTTATGCTGGATATCAAGGACACTGCGGTTCACCATTTGTATGGAGTAATGATGGTTATGGATTACTTGTGGATTCAGATGGAGGAAGTTTTACAATTGGAGATACATCACTTCAATATAGTGGTATTTCCAAAACAGATACAGACTATTATTTAATGCTTGGAAGTCCTAAGGAAGTTATTTCTGAGGAATCAGATGTATCAGGTAAAGCACCAATGTTTCCTAAATGGGCAACCGGTTTTACAAACACTCAATGGGGTTGGAATAATTCACTATCCGGAACAGGAAATGATGAAGATAAACTTAAAAGTGTGCTAAATACCTATCGTTCTAAGCAAATACCTATTGATAACTTCTGTCTTGATTTTGAATGGAAAAAATGGGGGCAAGATAACTATGGTGAATTTAAATGGAATACAGATAACTTTCCTGATGCCCAAAATGGTCAGTTAAAGGCTTATATGGATTCTAAAGGACTTAAGATGACAGGTATAATGAAACCAAGAATTCTTGCAGATTCAGAGCAGGCTAGATATGTAACATCAAAAGGCTGGTGGCTTCCAGGAGACAGTGCAGCTTCGGATTACTGCTCTGGTAAAATGATGGAAAACGTTAATTTTGCAATTTCAGATGTTAGAAAATGGTGGTGGAATAACATTCAAGATGCTTTTGATAAAGGTATTGTAGGTTTTTGGAATGATGAATGTGATGAAAATGTTAATTTTGGAAACTTTGGCAATATGAATATGGAAAGAGCTATATATGATGGACAAAGGGCTTATAAAAATCAAAGAGTGTGGTCACTTAATAGAAACTACTATGCTGGAGCACAAAGATATTGTTATGGAATGTGGTCTGGTGATATATCTACTGGTTTTGATAGTATGGCAAATCAACGTGAAAGAATGCTTTCAGCAGTTAATTTAGGAGAAGCTAAATGGGGAATGGATACAGGTGGCTTCAATGATGGAGATCCGACACCTGAAAATTATGCAAGATGGATGGAATTCAGTGCATTTACACCTATATTTAGAGTTCATGGACAAGATAATAGGGTGCGTTATCCATGGGCATTTGGTTCAACTGCAGAGGCCGCTGCAAAGAAAGCTATGCAGTTAAGATACACTTTAATACCATATATATATTCATATGATAGAAGTGCATCACAATCTGGATTAGGACTTGTAAGATCACTTATGATGGAATACCCTAATGATTCTAATGCAGCAAATGATAAGGAAGCTTGGATGTTTGGAGATTATATGCTTGTATCACCTGTAGTAAATCAAGGTCAAACTTCAAAAAGTATATACTTGCCAGAGGGAAATTGGATAGACTATACAACAGGAAGAGAATATACAGGTGGACAAACTATAAACTATGCTGTAGATTCAACTAATTGGAGTGATATACCTCTATTTATAAAGAGCGGAGCAATTATTCCTACACAAGATTTTGAAAACTATGTAGGTGAAAAGAAAATAACTGACGTTTATGTAGATGCTTTTCCAAGTGATAAAGCTACAACCTTTGACTACTATGATGATGATGGAACTAGTTATGATTATGAAAATGGCTCTTATTTTGATCAAAAGATGACCCTTCAAACTTCTACTGATTCAAAATCTGTACAATTTAACATAGATAAAAATACGGGAAGCTATACTCCTGATTTAAAAGACTATATAGTTAAAATGCATGTAAAGGGTAATGGAGCTGTTACTGCTAACGGACAGGCATTAACGCAATATTCAAGCTATGATGCATTAAAGAGTGCTTCAGGAGAAGGATATGCATCAGGAACTGACACCTATGGAAATGTTGTATATATAAAGGTTTCATCAGGAGATGCAAAAAATATAAATGTATCTTGTAATCCTTTACCTGTAACAATTACAGCAGCTGCAAATCCTAAAGGAGGAACTTATTATGGACCTCAAACAGTGTCACTTACAGCTTCAAAATCAGATGCAACAATATACTATACACTAGATGGTACAACACCAACTGTTAATAGTACAAAATATATAGCACCAATTACACTTAACCCAAGTTCAAGTAAGCAACAGCTTAATTTTTTAGCTGTAGATGCTTCTGGTAATCAATCTCAAATTTATACAGAAGTATATAATGTGCTTAAAGTAGGAGATGGAATAAAGGTTCACTTTAAAGATCCAAATGGTTGGTCAGCACCTAATATATATTACTATGACCCTGCAGGAAAGTTAACAGGACCAGGTTGGCCAGGAGTAAAAATGAATAGTGATGGTAATGGATGGTATTCATATACTATTCAGAACTGGACGAGTGCAAAGGTACTATTTGATGACGGAACTAATCAAATCCCAGGTGTAAATCAGCCAGGAATTGATGTTACAGGGGAAGAGTGGTATGAGAATGGTAAATTGTATCAAGCTAATCCAGATATCAGTGCAAGTGCTAGTGTTAAAGGTGGAACCTATAAGAATGCACAGACGGTAACTCTTACAGCATCAAATTCAGATGCAACAATATACTATACCTTAGATGGCACAACACCAACTGTTAATAGCGCAAAATATACAGCACCAATCACAATAAATTCAACTACTACACTTAAATTTATTGCAGTAGGATCACAAGGAAATCAATCTGATGTATATACAGAGGTATATAATATAAATACAGTTGGAAACATCATAACAGTACACTTCAAAAATCCAAGCGGTTGGGGAGCACCATATGTATACTACTATACTAGTTCTGGACAAACAGGACCAGGTTGGCCAGGAGTAAAAATGAATAGTGATGGCAATGGATGGTACTCATATACTATTAATGGGTTAAGTAGTGCAAAAGTACTATTTAATGATAAAATCAACCAAACCCCAGGAAGGAATCAACCAGGTTACGATGTTACAGGAGAAGAATGGTATGAAAATGGTACATGGTATAAAAGTAATCCTGATGTAGAATCAATAGCTAAAGCAGCTTTAAAGATTAATTCTAAAACTGTTAATTATAATGTTAATTCATTATGCGATGCTGCTACAATAAATTTACTTCCTCCTTGCCTTAGATAA